TATGCAGTCTCCTCCAGCTCAGCTACCTAGTCAATTCCCTCCGAACCAGATTCCTTCCATCCCACAGCGAGAGCCCTACTTTCAACCACCTGGTCAGGCACAAGAAGCTCCCAACCAGCAATACCAACTACCACTGACCCAGCAACCACAGCCGCCTCCTGCAGCTCCATCACATCAACAATATCAACCAGCCTCTCTTCCACAATATTCTCAGCCACCCCAGCTGCCACAACAGCACCCGTCTATTGCACCCATTAATCCTCCTCCTCAACACCAACCTCCATTAGGTCATCATCCTGAAGAAACGTCTTATGTTCCACCTCAGACCTACCCTCCAAGCCTTCGCCAGCCACCCTCTCAGCCACCCTCTCAGCCACTTTCTGGGGCACCTCCCTCTCAACAGTTCTATGGGCCACCCTCGCACATGTATGAGGCCCCATCTGGCAGATCCAGTTCTGGCTTTTCTACTGGATTTGTTCCTCCACCATCTGGGCCTACTGAACCATATGCTTACAGTGGATCACCCTCTCAATATGGTAGTAACATGCCAATGAAACCACAACAGTTCTCATCTGGTGTCCAAGGTGGTGGAAGTGGTTACCCACAACTCCCAACTGCTCGGGTATTACCACATGCACTGCCTACGGCCTCTGGGCCTGTTGGTGGTTCTGGTCCTGGTTCTGGTTCATCCGGAAGTGGAAATAGGGTTCCTATAGATGATGTGGTCGACAAAGTGACAAATATGGGGTTCCCAAGAGACCTTGTGAGAGCAACTGTTCGGAAGCTGACAGAAAATGGCCAGTCAGTTGACCTGAATGTGGTGCTGGATAAACTGATGAATGATGGGGAAGTCCAGCCCCCAAGAGGTTGGTTTGGTCGGTAAAATTGCCAAATTGGTATTTATGTACAGAAGAGGCGTCTAAACTATTTGTTTCTGGATCATCCCTTTTCTGAGAGGAACCAAACCATTTGCCTGGAGATATGAGTTATGCTTTGCAGTTTTTATTCTCTCTTTATTTATGACATTGCGGAACTGTTAATTCTTTCCTGTCTAGCTGTGGTTTGTGACTGCTGTCATTTTCTCATTTCTGTATACTCACAATAATTAGAAAGCCTTATATCAAAGTGTTTTTGAGTTGTCCAATTCCCCAGTTCATGTTTTAAGTGTGCTTTACTGTATTTGTCTCCTTGTACTTCCAACGGAGTCGTTGATATCAAAGCCAGGAGACAAACTCGCAGCAGTATATTCACCAAATGGCCTGGTTGGAGCAGTCTTGGGCATCCTTTTTACCATCAAATCAGTAGATTCATTGCCTGCAACTTTCCTTCCAACCATTCCAAGTTTCCCTAAAACCACTTTTCAGCGATCTTCTAGACTTTTTAGAGACTATTCCCCTCTTCCATTCTGGGCCTTGTAGCCCCTATTTGACGGTTTTCTGGaagataaaattatcaaaatattttttgaaaatagattttaaaaacactcgtaaattatttttggaaatcaaCTTTTTATGAACccaaatgtgaaaaataatattttggaaataaagataatttactattttgaaCAGTTCCAAATGGGTTCATAACATTAGAGAGAGCAGCCCACCACCCACAGGATGGGCCGAAaaccatgtttttaatgttaaattttTAGCCAATGTTAAATTGCCCATGTTTTGAACAATTCCACGTCTTTCTTCAAACTGTTGTTTGCTGATTAGACATGGTACTGAGAGACTGAGAAAGATAGTGCCATCTATCAATCTAAATGCACTATGATTCATTGAAAATTAATACACAAGTCGATAATTTAAGTGAGTACCCAACACAAATATTTCAGGGCATactttaatatttcatatatataaaaaattaggaGGCGACTAGACGTCCACCACTTGCAATTTGGGCACGACCAAAATCCAATTGTTACACCAGTGTAATTTCGGGAAATTAAGGGTCAATCTCCGCAATTTACAGGATCCTCATGGGAGAAAAGTTTAAATCTGTAATTTTCAGTTTCGCCCTCTCCCCGGTTTATTTATTCACCATTCTCTCTCtgaaatagaaaagaaagaaaaacaaaagaaaaataaaaataaaaaatcctatttGCTTCTTCTGAGCTGCAACCCCAGAGGGAAGGCTGCCAAGGACACACCCAAAACCCCTCGCTCCGACAGCCCTTTCCGAATCATTCTCTGAAGGAAAAATCTTAATATAAAGACCCTCGACTATCTGTTATTTGCAATCTCTGTCCCTTTCTGTCTCCGAGAGATTTTGTTTATATATGTCTACGTATGCTCCGGAAATGCCCTTCCGTTGATTCACCGGGACTGCACTCTCGCGCCTCGCGAAACGACGACGTTTTAGTAATCTAGTGGAATTGTACGAGGCATTTGATTCTGGATTGTTCCAGGCGTTTCTGTAAGGCTTTCGATTTTAGATTTCTTGTTTTGTGTTGATTTCCGGTATTCAATTGTTGAATAATGACCTACTTTTGTGATTGTTGTTGGGGattgttttagggttttaaaattggattaggTCTTTTGTCTGTGGAAGGTTTATGCTTCTGTCGTTTGTTTGTGGAAACCCTTAGGTTTTGGGcttaattttgtaatttgatGATTGGCACCACTCGGCTGATTAGTGTGCCTGATTGAGTTTCTTTGTGTTTTGCTCGATTTTGTTAATTTTGCATGCTGTGATTTTTGTGTCGAATTTTTGATTGGGTGTGGATGTTTGTGGGTTGCTGAATGAAATGTAGTGGTAAGAAGTTTTAGTATTGGCGGGCTTTCTTAGTTCATGATGGTGCGAACTAGTTAGTGATGAGGGAATTAAGTACTGCATAGTGATTAATTTTGGATGGTGGTTTGAATTTGTGTTTGCCCGCTTGTCGAATTCCATGTGGTGTGCATTCAGTGTTTAAGTTTTAATGTGCTAATGTTACTATGATTACATTGGATTCTTGCCACCTGAAAATGTTTTTTGTGGTACTCGTGTCTGTATTTGAACAATCCAGGGGCATAAATTTAGGTGGTTTGTGggaaggtttttgttttttgatttttggtaACCTTGAATCTGTGATTGCATCAATCTGCTTGCCTCATTTGCTCAATATGATGAATAGGGAGTTTAAGATGTGAAAACCCTTTAATGGattctttgttttaaatttttggttGTCTGTAAATGTTAACCAAAAAAAGAGAAGTAAAAATAGAGTTTTCAAGCTGATGTCCACATACCAGTTCAAACTTGTGAGTAAATTACATAGGACCTTTTCAAGATCTGTATAAGATTTCCAAGTCACCTTAATGGGTTTTAATTTAAGCATCAGAGAGGATCAGGTTGAAATGATCTAACCTTCTTCTTGCTATTTGTgtctccatcattttttttttcttttaatagaaaattggtggtagaagagaagaaaattttaatacaaaaagagCTTTGTACACATGCCATAGAGACTAGATTTCGAAATAGAAGCAAGAAGTTGCATTGGAGGAAGAAGCAGGAGTTACTGTAAAAAATTATTGGTCAAATTTGAACTGGAAAATCATTTGGAATAAAATGGAAAACCGTAAACGTCTTGCATTTGAAGAAGCAAAAttaccataaaaaattataggtGAAATTTGAACTGGAAATGAGTGGAAAACCATAAGCATCGATCTGGATGCTTATAAATCCATACTCCATGGGGTAGGAAGTAGACCGATGTGGTCTGGAAAGTTGTGTCCAAGCTGGAGTGCCTTTTTAGGCACTCTtgtctttttttgataggccaATTATTGCTCGATAAAAAGGCGCCTAACAAAATGGGGACACTATCCTATTATATGTGAAGCATACAAGAAGTACCAAGTGCAACGGAAAAGAAAGATGGTTGCTGTGGGGGTTTGATAATTTGGTGCGGGATGGTaaaagggtgaggttttggaaagacattTGGTGCGGGAACACGCCCCTTTGTGAGGCCTTTCCCTCCTTGTTTGATTTAGCAGGTTCTAAAGATGCGTGGGTAGCGGACTATTGGGACCCAATGGGGGAAGAGGGAGGGTGGACTCCCCACTTCCttagacctttcaatgattgggaggtggaggaggtggagagattCCTTTCGTCCATTCAAGGAAAAAGGCTGGATGCTGATGTGGAGGATAGGATAGTGTGGAAAGAGacgaaaaatgagattttcacCGTAAAATCACTTTATAAGTCTCTTGTTCATAGCTGTGCAGTCTCATTTCTGTGCAATATTATTTGGAGTCCGTATATTCCTAcaaaggtgagttttttttgcttgggaagcttcttgggagAAGGTCC
Above is a genomic segment from Vitis riparia cultivar Riparia Gloire de Montpellier isolate 1030 chromosome 14, EGFV_Vit.rip_1.0, whole genome shotgun sequence containing:
- the LOC117930322 gene encoding actin cytoskeleton-regulatory complex protein PAN1; the protein is MNTSQFMDKQIMDLSAGSQSNDFINLMSPEDDHLTGVGGGGGGGGGVGSKKEEIVPSYDFQPIRPMGSSQFSNLDAVGGAGGPRAWSSTDSKTNTPGIRNYGSLDSNELSKISLEKDRNIDAAIVSEIDQTMKKHADNLLHALEGLSARLTQLESRTRNLENSVDDLKVSVGNNHGSADGKMRQLENILREVQTGVQVLRDKQEIVEAHLQLAKLQVSKADQQSETQNTVTLDSAKQAASPPQQSHQPLPPPVTPQTLPALPPPNAPPPPPQLNMQSPPAQLPSQFPPNQIPSIPQREPYFQPPGQAQEAPNQQYQLPLTQQPQPPPAAPSHQQYQPASLPQYSQPPQLPQQHPSIAPINPPPQHQPPLGHHPEETSYVPPQTYPPSLRQPPSQPPSQPLSGAPPSQQFYGPPSHMYEAPSGRSSSGFSTGFVPPPSGPTEPYAYSGSPSQYGSNMPMKPQQFSSGVQGGGSGYPQLPTARVLPHALPTASGPVGGSGPGSGSSGSGNRVPIDDVVDKVTNMGFPRDLVRATVRKLTENGQSVDLNVVLDKLMNDGEVQPPRGWFGR